In the genome of Paenibacillus pabuli, one region contains:
- a CDS encoding response regulator transcription factor: MSKVLILEDEESIRSFIVINLKRNGFEVLEAGDGHEALRILQSVPDIDLALLDVMVPGIDGFEVCRRIRETNERLGIIFLTAKVQEQDKVYALSVGADDHVSKPFSPTELIARIQSLLRRVNVHRETAAKVTFQSGPFSLDLISKQFKKQNELIELTPTEFSLIQFFLEKENTPLSRDVLLDHVWGKEYMGDPKIVDVNIRRLRQKIENNPSEPEYLQTVWGHGYKWKGRDQ, encoded by the coding sequence ATGAGTAAAGTACTTATTCTAGAGGATGAAGAATCCATCCGCAGTTTTATTGTTATTAATTTGAAGAGAAACGGGTTCGAAGTACTCGAAGCAGGAGATGGACACGAGGCGCTTCGTATTTTGCAGTCCGTACCAGATATCGATTTGGCTTTGCTGGATGTTATGGTTCCTGGAATTGACGGATTCGAAGTGTGTCGTCGAATTCGTGAAACGAATGAACGTTTGGGGATTATTTTCCTTACAGCCAAAGTACAGGAGCAGGACAAGGTATATGCGCTGTCCGTTGGAGCAGACGATCACGTAAGTAAGCCGTTTAGCCCAACCGAGCTGATTGCACGTATACAATCTTTGCTACGCCGGGTGAACGTTCACCGGGAGACAGCTGCCAAGGTTACATTCCAATCTGGTCCATTTTCTTTGGATCTGATTTCCAAGCAATTCAAGAAGCAAAATGAATTAATTGAGCTAACACCAACTGAGTTTTCTTTGATTCAATTTTTTCTGGAAAAAGAAAATACACCGCTTAGTCGAGATGTGCTGCTGGACCACGTATGGGGCAAAGAATATATGGGTGATCCCAAAATCGTGGACGTAAACATTCGCCGCTTGCGCCAGAAAATTGAGAACAATCCTTCCGAACCTGAATACCTGCAGACTGTGTGGGGTCACGGTTACAAATGGAAGGGCCGGGATCAATGA
- a CDS encoding sensor histidine kinase, whose translation MIKKGITRQIVLHYFIVVFLALLLVEFVFMLAVQRYYYESIYNTISTHISNSKDFFEPLARESNSEDGNNLSRLLVNLELSNTELEILDLKGHVLASSTAFESDRAVLQTSDIQQALNGSMGRWVGRQPGTGEQVMAVSHKFDLGGENTYVIRYLTSLENVNSKLLFMGMLAIAVGVGVLAIVLIISIGMANSIVRPINNITAVSAQMARGRLDVRVKGNYKHELGELASTLNFMAHEIVRSNQIKDDFISSISHELRTPLTSIKGWSETLDSGGYDPDETRIGMSIISKETERLIGLVEEMLDFSKLQQNQMKLVKGTVSIREIVQETMLNVWAKAEQKQIHLKLESDENRAFNVFGDGNRLKQVFLNLVDNAIKFSHENSWIFLSVKEENGQIIAAVQDTGIGISEEHLIKVRDRFFQVNHQNGGTGLGLAITQELVELHEGTITIQSELGSGTTVTVSLPALPEEEAVTGEAPKHDSDSKEVQETQEHQTKSDKEKEI comes from the coding sequence ATGATCAAAAAAGGCATCACACGGCAGATTGTACTACATTACTTCATTGTAGTTTTTCTGGCTCTGCTGTTGGTGGAATTCGTATTTATGCTGGCGGTGCAACGATATTATTATGAGAGCATCTACAATACAATCAGTACCCATATCTCCAATTCGAAGGATTTTTTTGAGCCTCTAGCTCGTGAGAGTAATTCGGAAGATGGGAATAATCTTTCCAGACTACTTGTTAATTTGGAATTATCTAATACAGAACTTGAGATTCTGGATCTGAAAGGTCATGTGTTAGCGAGTTCGACTGCTTTTGAATCTGACCGGGCCGTGCTGCAAACGAGTGATATTCAACAGGCGTTGAATGGCAGTATGGGACGTTGGGTAGGCAGACAACCAGGTACAGGAGAGCAGGTCATGGCCGTTTCCCACAAGTTTGATCTAGGCGGCGAAAATACGTATGTTATTCGATACCTAACATCACTCGAAAATGTGAATTCCAAGTTATTGTTCATGGGGATGCTTGCGATTGCAGTAGGTGTTGGCGTACTGGCAATTGTCTTGATCATCAGTATAGGTATGGCCAATTCCATTGTACGACCGATTAACAACATTACGGCGGTGTCCGCTCAAATGGCTCGAGGACGTTTGGATGTGAGAGTTAAGGGCAACTACAAACATGAATTAGGTGAACTGGCATCTACTCTAAATTTTATGGCACATGAAATTGTGCGCAGCAATCAGATCAAAGACGATTTTATTTCTTCCATTTCTCATGAATTGCGAACGCCCCTGACCAGTATTAAAGGTTGGAGTGAGACGTTGGACTCCGGTGGATACGATCCGGATGAAACGAGAATTGGAATGAGTATTATCTCTAAAGAAACGGAGCGTCTGATCGGACTTGTAGAAGAGATGCTCGATTTCTCCAAATTGCAGCAAAATCAGATGAAGTTGGTAAAAGGAACCGTCAGCATTCGTGAGATTGTTCAGGAAACCATGTTAAATGTTTGGGCAAAAGCTGAGCAAAAACAGATACATCTCAAGTTGGAAAGCGATGAAAATCGGGCTTTCAATGTTTTTGGGGATGGTAACAGACTTAAACAAGTCTTTCTTAATCTGGTTGATAATGCGATTAAATTTTCTCATGAAAATTCGTGGATTTTCCTTTCTGTTAAAGAAGAGAACGGGCAGATCATAGCTGCTGTCCAGGATACCGGTATTGGAATCAGTGAAGAACATCTTATCAAAGTACGTGACCGGTTCTTCCAGGTGAATCACCAAAACGGGGGAACAGGGCTGGGTCTTGCCATTACGCAGGAACTTGTGGAACTGCATGAGGGTACAATCACAATTCAGAGTGAGCTTGGATCGGGAACGACGGTTACCGTTTCTCTGCCAGCATTACCTGAGGAAGAGGCAGTGACAGGTGAAGCTCCCAAGCATGATAGTGACTCTAAAGAAGTACAGGAGACACAAGAACATCAGACAAAGTCCGATAAGGAAAAAGAAATATAA
- the glgB gene encoding 1,4-alpha-glucan branching protein GlgB, producing the protein MAIQPLTNPEISPEHIYLYHEGNLHHSYRILGAQPAIEDHRQGYRFTVWAPNAKEVGLALDRNDWKGEQEPLYKIPDSGFWSRFIPEISEGTLYKFRILTEDGTELLKADPYAFQAEVRPRTASVTSSIEGYKWNDGAWRRKQRGVYNKPLHIYEMHAGTWKRKEDGTLYNYRELADLLVPYLLEMNYTHVEMLPLSEHPYDLSWGYQNTGFYAPTSRYGHPKDLMYLVDTLHQAGIGVLLDWVPAHFAKDAHGLRLFDGTPLYEYADPLLAERPGWGTLSFDYSKPEIRSFLISNALYWMEMYHFDGLRVDAVTSMLKLDFEKQPGQYRTNNEGGLENKEAVAFLQQLNETVFKYFPYALMMAEESSAWPMVTSPVDQGGLGFNYKWNMGWMNDTLDYMKSDFHERPSKHHLLTFPVVYSFAENYVLPLSHDEVVHGKKSLLDKMPGTYEQKFAGMRAFMGYFMTFPGKKLLFMGGEFGQFIEWKDEDQLDWFLLNYDSHRKLHKFERDLSGLYLGEKALWELDHSFDGYEWITPDDQTQSVISYVRKGKKPADTLLVLINFQPVKRERYRIGVMRPGMYTEVLNSDHSDYGGSGIINDMQLTTEKIPFHGQPHSLEVVLPPLSVVILKKNTRRKTDVLPLEAQSVKAKANTTKTSKTKDSTTVKPKRRTKA; encoded by the coding sequence TTGGCCATTCAACCATTGACAAACCCGGAAATATCGCCGGAGCATATTTATTTGTATCATGAAGGAAACCTTCATCACAGTTATCGAATATTGGGCGCACAGCCTGCGATCGAAGATCATCGTCAGGGATATCGCTTTACGGTATGGGCTCCGAATGCCAAAGAAGTCGGGTTAGCGCTTGATCGTAATGATTGGAAAGGTGAACAGGAACCATTATATAAGATACCCGATTCTGGATTTTGGAGTCGTTTTATTCCGGAAATTAGTGAAGGAACTTTATACAAATTCCGTATATTAACGGAAGACGGTACCGAATTGCTAAAAGCCGACCCTTATGCTTTCCAGGCGGAAGTTCGTCCGCGTACGGCATCTGTCACCAGCTCCATAGAAGGTTATAAATGGAATGATGGCGCCTGGAGACGCAAACAACGAGGTGTGTATAACAAACCTCTACATATTTATGAGATGCATGCTGGAACCTGGAAACGGAAAGAAGACGGTACACTCTACAATTATCGTGAACTTGCGGACTTGCTTGTTCCTTATTTATTGGAGATGAATTATACCCATGTTGAGATGCTGCCCCTGAGCGAACATCCTTACGACCTTTCGTGGGGGTATCAAAACACAGGATTTTATGCTCCAACCAGCCGTTACGGACATCCTAAAGATCTGATGTATCTGGTGGATACCCTTCATCAAGCAGGAATAGGCGTATTGCTTGATTGGGTCCCTGCACATTTTGCCAAAGATGCCCATGGTTTGCGATTATTTGATGGAACACCTTTGTATGAATATGCAGATCCGCTGTTAGCAGAGAGACCAGGATGGGGTACACTCAGCTTTGACTATTCCAAACCCGAGATTCGTTCATTTTTGATCTCTAATGCGTTGTACTGGATGGAAATGTACCATTTCGACGGACTTCGGGTCGATGCCGTAACCAGTATGCTAAAGCTGGATTTCGAGAAGCAGCCAGGACAATATCGTACGAATAACGAAGGTGGCCTGGAAAACAAGGAAGCTGTTGCTTTTTTGCAGCAGTTGAATGAAACGGTCTTCAAGTACTTTCCCTATGCACTGATGATGGCAGAGGAATCCAGTGCATGGCCGATGGTTACTTCGCCAGTAGATCAGGGTGGATTGGGATTTAACTATAAATGGAATATGGGTTGGATGAACGATACACTTGACTACATGAAATCGGATTTTCACGAGCGCCCTTCCAAACATCATTTGCTGACATTCCCGGTCGTATACTCCTTTGCTGAAAATTATGTGCTTCCTCTGTCACATGACGAGGTCGTTCATGGCAAAAAGTCGCTCCTGGACAAGATGCCTGGAACATACGAGCAGAAGTTTGCCGGCATGCGTGCCTTCATGGGGTACTTTATGACATTCCCAGGCAAAAAACTGCTGTTTATGGGTGGAGAATTCGGCCAGTTTATTGAATGGAAAGATGAGGATCAACTGGACTGGTTTTTGCTGAACTACGACAGTCACCGTAAACTCCACAAGTTTGAACGGGATCTGTCTGGGTTATACTTGGGCGAAAAAGCTTTATGGGAGCTTGATCATTCCTTTGATGGTTATGAATGGATCACTCCGGATGATCAGACCCAAAGTGTCATTTCATATGTGCGCAAAGGAAAAAAACCTGCGGATACACTCCTTGTGCTCATTAACTTTCAGCCGGTCAAGCGGGAGCGTTACCGGATTGGTGTCATGCGTCCCGGTATGTATACCGAAGTTCTGAACAGTGATCATTCCGATTACGGCGGATCAGGCATTATCAATGATATGCAGCTTACTACAGAAAAGATTCCTTTTCATGGGCAACCACATAGTCTGGAAGTTGTTTTGCCACCGCTAAGTGTAGTTATTTTAAAAAAGAACACACGTCGGAAAACGGATGTATTGCCCCTTGAAGCTCAATCCGTTAAAGCAAAAGCGAACACAACTAAAACCAGTAAAACAAAAGATAGCACAACAGTTAAACCCAAAAGGAGGACGAAGGCATGA
- a CDS encoding glucose-1-phosphate adenylyltransferase, translating into MFKKDCIAMLLAGGEGKRLNPLTSSIAKPAVPFGGHYRIIDFPLSNCVNSGIDTVGVLTQYQADSLHDHIGGGEPWGHGTSSEAGISLLPSYHTGNDEYLGTADAIYKNMDYIDQQNPENVLILSGDHIYHMNYREMLEAHTANEAVATISVMEVPWEEAHRFGIMAADENLRVTEFAEKPAEPKSNLASMGIYMFKWEYLKRHLLEDAANPDSSHDFGKDVIPQMLNENTPLFVYNFNGYWKDVGTVKSLWDAHMDLLHNDENWSLHKEDWPMFTRDWRTKPSAYKARQTRAELLQSMIHESCAIDGRAERSVIFCGAEVGKGSEVKDSVIMPNARVGRGVHIERAIIGEGAIIKDGAIVKGTTDEIMVVGPNEIVSAKPAVRTQPVRMLKDVYEKSGRLRAGELSS; encoded by the coding sequence ATGTTTAAGAAAGATTGCATCGCTATGCTGTTGGCGGGAGGAGAAGGGAAAAGATTAAACCCTTTAACCTCAAGTATCGCAAAACCCGCTGTACCGTTTGGCGGGCACTACCGGATTATCGATTTTCCTCTCAGCAACTGCGTAAACTCAGGAATTGACACCGTAGGTGTTCTGACGCAGTATCAAGCTGATTCATTACATGATCACATTGGTGGAGGAGAACCTTGGGGACATGGTACTTCAAGTGAGGCAGGAATTTCCTTACTTCCATCTTATCATACAGGAAATGACGAATACTTGGGAACTGCGGATGCTATTTATAAAAATATGGACTATATTGACCAACAAAACCCCGAAAATGTTCTAATTTTGTCGGGCGACCATATCTATCATATGAATTATCGTGAAATGCTGGAAGCTCATACAGCTAATGAAGCCGTAGCGACGATTTCCGTTATGGAGGTTCCTTGGGAGGAAGCGCATCGCTTCGGCATTATGGCAGCTGATGAGAATCTAAGAGTTACCGAATTTGCTGAGAAACCGGCCGAACCGAAAAGCAATCTCGCTTCCATGGGCATTTACATGTTCAAATGGGAATACCTGAAGCGCCACCTGCTTGAAGATGCCGCCAATCCGGATTCCAGCCATGACTTCGGCAAAGATGTGATTCCACAAATGTTGAATGAAAACACCCCTCTCTTCGTATATAACTTCAATGGTTATTGGAAAGACGTGGGTACCGTGAAGAGCTTATGGGATGCACACATGGACCTGCTTCATAACGATGAAAACTGGAGTCTACACAAAGAAGATTGGCCGATGTTTACTCGTGACTGGAGAACTAAACCGAGTGCTTATAAAGCACGTCAGACGCGTGCGGAGCTTCTGCAATCCATGATCCATGAATCTTGCGCCATTGATGGCCGTGCTGAACGTTCTGTTATTTTCTGCGGAGCCGAAGTTGGTAAAGGTTCTGAGGTAAAAGACAGCGTGATTATGCCAAATGCTCGTGTGGGTCGCGGTGTTCATATCGAACGCGCCATTATCGGTGAAGGTGCCATTATTAAAGACGGTGCCATTGTCAAAGGCACGACGGATGAAATCATGGTTGTCGGACCTAATGAAATTGTCTCCGCCAAACCTGCTGTACGCACACAACCTGTACGTATGCTGAAAGATGTTTATGAAAAAAGCGGGCGTCTTCGCGCAGGTGAACTCTCTTCATAA